In one Balaenoptera acutorostrata chromosome 5, mBalAcu1.1, whole genome shotgun sequence genomic region, the following are encoded:
- the NPFFR2 gene encoding LOW QUALITY PROTEIN: neuropeptide FF receptor 2 (The sequence of the model RefSeq protein was modified relative to this genomic sequence to represent the inferred CDS: inserted 1 base in 1 codon; substituted 1 base at 1 genomic stop codon), whose translation MSENWDSNSSENWHHIWSVSDTKHDLYADSNITYVNYYLHQPQVAVIFIISYFLIFFLCMVGNTVVCFIVMRNKHMHTLTNLFILNLAISDLLVAIFCMPITLLDNIIAGWPFGSTMCKISALVQGISVASSVFTLVAIAVERFRCVAYPFKPKLTIKTVFVIITIIWVLAIAIISPSAIMLHVQEEKYYQVRLNSQNKTSPVYWCREDWPNREMRKIYTTVLFANIYLAPRSLIVITYGRTGIALSKTTVPHSGKQNQEQWHVVSKKKQKVLKTLLTVALLFILSWLPLWTLMMLSDYVDLSLNELRVINIYIYPSAHWLAFGNSSVNPIIYGFFNENFRRGFQDAFRLHLCXKREKPKEAYTLRAKNNVVINISHLSAQESTIKNPHEDIVLCRKSAEKPIQELMIKNXELTDSNEM comes from the exons ATGAGTGAAAACTGGGACTCAAACTCTTCAGAAAACTGGCATCACATTTGGAGTGTCAGTGACACAAAGCATGATCTGTATGCAGATAGCAATATCACCTATGTGAACTACTATCTTCACCAGCCTCAAGTGGCAgtgattttcattatttcctACTTTCTGATCTTCTTCCTATGCATGGTGGGAAATACAGTGGTTTGCTTTATTGTAATGAGGAACAAACATATGCACACACTCACTAATCTCTTCATCTTGAACCTGGCCATAAGTGATTTACTAGTTGCCATATTCTGTATGCCTATCACGCTGCTGGACAATATTATAGCAG GATGGCCTTTTGGAAGTACAATGTGCAAGATCAGTGCCTTGGTCCAGGGAATATCCGTTGCATCTTCAGTCTTTACTTTAGTTGCAATAGCAGTAGAGAG GTTCCGGTGTGTCGCCTACCCTTTTAAACCAAAGCTCACTATCAAGACAGTGTTTGTCATCATTACGATCATCTGGGTCCTGGCCATCGCCATTATATCCCCATCTGCAATAATGTTACAtgtacaggaagaaaaatattaccAAGTGAGACTCAATTCCCAGAATAAAACCAGCCCAGTCTACTGGTGCCGGGAAGACTGGCCAAATCGGGAAATGAGGAAGATCTATACCACTGTGCTGTTTGCTAACATCTATCTGGCTCCCCGGTCCCTCATTGTCATCACGTATGGAAGGACTGGAATTGCACTCTCCAAGACAACAGTGCCCCACTCAGGCAAACAGAACCAGGAACAGTGGCATGTGGTGTCCAAGAAGAAGCAGAAGGTCCTTAAGACGCTCCTGACTGTGGCCCTGCTTTTCATTCTCTCCTGGCTGCCCCTGTGGACTCTGATGATGCTCTCAGACTATGTTGACCTGTCTCTGAATGAACTGAGGGTCATCAACATCTACATCTACCCTTCTGCACACTGGCTGGCCTTTGGCAACAGCAGCGTCAACCCCATCATTTATGGTTTCTTCAATGAGAATTTTCGCCGTGGTTTCCAAGATGCTTTTCGCCTCCATCTctgctgaaaaagagaaaagcccAAGGAAGCCTACACCCTAAGAGCTAAAAACAATGTGGTCATCAACATATCTCATCTGTCAGCTCAGGAATCTACAATTAAAAACccac atgaGGATATTGTGCTTTGTAGGAAAAGTGCTGAAAAACCCATACAGGAATTAATGATCAAGA TAGAACTTACCGATAGCAATGAGATGTAA